The genome window GCCGTCGTGCCGCACTTCCGCAGTTGCAGCGGCGAGATCAACCGCCAGCCGCGCTTCTACCATCTCGCCGACAGCGCCGAGGTCGACTGGATCCTGCGCCGGCTCGCCGCGCAGCATCGCGGGCCGCTCGTCGCGGCCGGTGTGTCGCTCGGCGGCAACGTGCTGCTGCGCTGGCTCGGCGAGCATCGCAGCGACACGTCGATCCTGCGGGCGGCCGCCGCGATCTCGACGCCGATCGACGTGCACGCCGGCGGGCGCGCGCTGTCGCAAGGCTTTGCGATGGTCTACACGCGCAGCTTCCTGAAGACGCTCAAGCGCAAGGCACTCGCGAAGCTCGACCAGTACCCGGGGCTGTTCGACCGCGACGCCATGCTGCAGGCCGTGACGATGCGCGACTTCGACGAAGTCGTGACCGCGCCGCTGCACGGTTTCGCGAACGCCGACGACTACTGGACGAAGGCGACGACACGGCCGCTGCTGCCCGCGATCGATGTGCCGACGCTGATCCTCAACGCCCGCAACGACCCGTTCCTGCCTGAATCGGCGCTACCGGGCCCGGCCGACGTATCGCCGGCCGTCGAGCTCGACCAGCCTGCGGCCGGCGGGCACGCGGGATTCATGACCGGGCCGTTCCCCGGCCGCCTCGACTGGCTGTCGGCGCGGGTGTTCGGCTATTGCTCCAAATTCGTCGACCATGGATGACATCGTCACGCAGGCCCTCGCCAAGTGGCCGAACGTGCCGCACTGTACCGGCTGGCTGCTGCTCGACCGGCGCGGCGAATGGCGGCTGCGCGACGACGCGGCGCAGGCGGCCGGCGAACTCGGCTCGCCGATCCGGCATGCGGCGCTGAACGCGTTCATCGGCCGCAACTACGAATGCGATGCGCAGGGCCAGTGGTTCTTCCAGAACGGGCCGCAGCGCGTGTACGTCGAGCTCGCCTATACACCGTGGATCGTCCGGCTCGCCGAGCGCGACGGGCAGCTCACGCTCACCGACCAGACCGGCGCGCCGTTCGAACCGGACGAAGCCTGGCTCGACGACGCGGGCGGCGTGCTGTTTCGCGCGGCCGGCACGCCGCCGCGCATCGCGGCGCTGCACGATCACGACCTCGGGCTGTTCGCCGATCATGCGGATTTCGATGCCGCGCCGCCCGTGCTGCGCTGGCGCGACGGCCGCACGCTGCCGCTCGGCAGCATCGTCGGTGCGGACGTGCCCGCGCGGTTCGGCTACGTCGCCAGCCCGGCGCAACAGGCCCGCAATACGGCTGACAGCGGCAACTGACCCGCAGCGGCCGCGCCCGCGCTTCCCGAGTATCGGCCGCTACCCGCGGCCATTCTTCTCGTCTTCGCGCTCTTCCTTGTAGCGCGCCTCGAATTCCAGCAGCCGCGCGCCGATCATCGACTGCTCGTAGAACGACACGTCCTTCGCGTCGCGCGCTTCCTTCAGCTGGCGAATCGCCGACGGCCACGCGCCGTCGAGCGCGAGCTTCTCCGCGAGCGCGCGGCGCCGCGCCAGCAGGTCACCCTTGCCGTCGCTCGCCTTCGCGAGATAGTCCCACCAGTCCGGCTGCTCGGGGTCGGCCTTCGCCTGCGCGCGTGCCTGCGCCTGCGCTTCCGCGAAACGGCGCGCCGCGATCAGCGCCTGAAGATGCGCGACGATCGCCGCGTGCGACGCCGGCCAGCGCCGCTGCGCGAGCGCCGCGAGCCGCACCGCGTCGTCGGCCCGCCCCGCGCGGCGCGCGATGTCGGCGGCCAGGACGTCGAGGCTCGGCGAGCCCGTCGCCGGATCGTCCTCACGCCGCTCGCGGGCGTCGAACGCACTGCGTGCCGACGCGAGCGCCTTGCCGGCCGCGTCGTACTCGCCGAGCAGCGCATCCGCGAGTGCGATGCCGTACCAGTTCGCCGCGACGTTCGGCGCGGTGCGATCGTCGATCTCGAACTGCATTCGCCGCGCCTCGGCCGCGATGTCGGTCGGCGCGCGGTTCTGCAGGACGCGCAGCCGCGCGCGCACGAACCCGTATTCGGGCGACTGGCGCGGCTGCCGGTACGGCGCGCGGCGCGCGCGATCCTCCATGTCGGCGATCCGCTCGCCGGTCAGCGGGTGCGTACGCGCGTAGGCCGGCACGCCCGCATCGCCCATCGACGCGCGGTCGAGCCGCTCGAAGAAGCCCGGCATCCCGTATGGGTCATAGCCCGCGCCCGCGAGCAGCTGAAAGCCGACGCGATCGGCCTCGCGCTCGGCCGAACGCGAGAAGCGCAGCTGGTTGTCCACCGCATACGCCTGCCCGCCCATCGCGATCGCACTACCGAGGTCGCCGCTTCTCGCGAGCACGCCGGCCAGCACACCGAGCAGCATCGTCGCGAGCGCCGTGTAGCCGGTCTTCTCATTCGCGCCGATCATCCGCGCGATGTGCCGCTGCAGCACGTGCCCCATCTCGTGGCCGACCACCGATGCGAGTTCCGACTCCGTCTGTGTCGTGACGACGAGGCCGCTGTTGATCCCGATGAAGCCGCCCGGCATCGAGAATGCGTTGATCTGCGGATCGCGCACCGGGAACAGGTCGAAGTCCGGCGTGTAGCCGCCGATGAAGCGCGCGGCCGCCGCGGCCGCGAGCCGCGCCGCCATCGCGTTCAGGTAGTCGCGCACGAGCCAGTCGTCGAGATAGTCGGGATCGCGCCGCACTTCGCGCATCACGCGCTCGCCGAGCCGGCGCTCGGCCTGCGGCGTCAGCGAACCGCCGGAGCCGTCGCCCAGGTCGGGCAGCTCCAGCGAGCGAAGCGGCGCGCGCAGGCTCGCGGCCGGTGCCGACGCGCCGCCTGCGTCCGAAAACCGGCTCTCCGCGCCGCCGTACGTGCCGAACACGCCGGCCGCGATGCCGGACGGCACGGTGGAAATCGACCGCGCGCCGCCGGCCGCCGATTCGAGCGGCGGCGCGGACGCGCTCTGCGCACGGCCGCTCGGAGGCAATGCGAGCGCCACCGACAGCGACACGGCAAGCAACTGTTTGACACGCATGGCAGGATGAAAACGACGCCGTCCCGCGCGCCGGGCGCGCATCGCGGCGTTTGGTCTGAATATTCGGGCCATTGTACCGGCGGCAGCGTGACTGTCCCGTTCGACATGGACGCCATCTGCGTCCCCGGCGCCGCGTATGCCACTGCTATGATAGGCGCCCGTTGAACCGTTGGATCGGATCGGGGCGCAGAGACGGGATTCGATGCCCCGGCCAATCGCGATGCGCGATCGCGGGACGTGCTCGCGCACGCCGTTCCACTAGAGGAAGACATGTCAGGACTCACCCATTTCGACGCCGCCGGCCATGCGCACATGGTCGACGTCGGCGGCAAGCAGGAAACCCAACGCATCGCGATCGCGCGCGGCACGATCCGGATGCTGCCGGCCACGTTCGCGCTGATCCGCGACGGCAAGGCCAAGAAAGGCGATGTGCTCGGCGTCGCGCGCATCGCGGCCATCCAGGGCGCCAAGCGCACGGCCGACCTGATCCCGCTGTGCCATCCGCTCGCGCTGACGCGCGTGGCCGTCGAGTTCGAACTCGACGACGCGTTGCCCGGCGTCCACTGCGTCGTGCAGGTCGAGACGTTCGGGCGCACCGGCGTCGAGATGGAAGCGCTGACCGCCGTGCAGGTCGGGCTGCTGACCGTCTACGACATGTGCAAGGCCGTCGATCGCGGGATGGTGATCACCGACGTGAGCGTGCGCGAGAAACGCGGCGGGAAGTCGGGGGACTGGAAGGCGGAGGAATAAGACTCCGTTTCGTAAATCCTTTCTTCGATTCCATACCGGCCACCCCGGTATCACCTTCGTTTGACGAAATCGCCTCGAATCTGACTGCTAGCATACGAAAAATCGATCTTGTCCCACTCCGGTCTCACAAGAAACTGGAATGGCTTCAATTCTGAGGCTGGCCCAATTTCCGTCCCAGTCTTAGTTGGAAAATTCCGGCTCTTCGGGGCGGGCCGAACCGGCCCGATCGGTGCACTGGCGGGCGAATTCCGCCGATGCGCACCGTAATGCACTCGCACTTCCGTGATCTACTTGATGCGCATTTCCAGTGCGCTTTGATCCCGCGCGACCGACTCGTAGCGGTAGACCGTGCGGAACAGCTGCAATAACGCGCAGGTCTGCCGCTGGCTTGCGCCGAAACGCTGCATCAAGTCCGTGAAAAGCTCACGGCGCCGAGAAGGCTTCAGAGCTTTTTTGACAGCACGTCCTGCAGCATGGCCTTGTCCAGCGACAGATCGGCCACGAGCCGCTTGAGCTTGGCGTTCTCTTCCTCAAGTTGCTTCAGCCGGCGCAGTTCCGAGCGCGACAGCCCGCCATATTTCGTCCGCCAATTGTAGAACGTCGCGTCGCTGATCCCCATCTTGCAGCACACCTCCGCGACAGGCGTGCCCAGCTCGGCCTGCTTCAATGCGTATGTGATCTGTTCCTCGGTGAACTTGCTCTTCTTCACGGCATGACCTCCTGGTCTCGATGACAACGCCATGCCGGAATTTTCCACTTTCAAATGGGACAGTTTTGTGGGCTAGGGTCATGCCAATGTAAAGATCTGATGAATTCATGCCGTTATCCATGTGGGTGCAATAAATGCGCTCGCGATCAATGGACGACTAGGAGGTGGTTGAGTGGCAATTGAATCCGGAGCTTGGGCTCCATATCTTAATAATCCTATTGTCTGCGCTGCTTTCGTGGTTTCAGTCGCGTCTGGCGTCGTCTTCGCCGTGCTGAAAACCAAGAAATCGGATAAAAAAATCATCCAACTGGCGGTTGTGTGCTTTTTCCTCATCTCCCTTGGTGTTCTCCTTGTATCTGCCGGTACAGTCTTAGGCCAGAATCGAGGCTCGGTTGAGAACGCGCGAGCACAATCAAGCAATGGCAATGGCAATGGCAATGGCAATGGCAATGGCAACAGTGTTGCGCAAGGCGCATCTTCATCCGTAGGGAATGTACAACTAAATGCGGCCCCGATTGCACCCGCTTCGGGATCGTCGGCTCCTGTTGTCACCGGCATTAATACGGGAGGCCTTTTGTCCAATAATGTCCAGGTGGTGAATGGCTCGAACAATAATGTTACCAACCAAGCGGGGAAACAGAAGTGAAAGTGAAAATTTCGCTCATCGCTCTAGTTGCCGCACTCTCTTCATGCCCCTCGTTGTCCACTAGCGCTGAAGGTGCAGGGAATGCGCAAATCGTCACCGGCGACTGCAATATTGTAGTTAATTCGGCTACACCAAAATCATTCCCTGCGCAGTACTGCCCGAAATTCTCTGTCGCAAAGGATGCGGCAGATGCACTCGCAAAAATAGAGATATATATCGAAGCCTCAAATCCAACCAAATTGGACTTAGCCTCCGCTAAAATTGAGAAATGGGCATCGGATAGCGAAGACTATTTAACACTCAGCCTTTCCAATACCAGCACACTGCCGGCACAGAGGGTGAAGATTCGATTTTTGGCTCCGGTTAATCCAGGGGAAAATCAATCTCATCAAATAAATTTTAGCCCCAGCCGAGCCGTCCCATCAGCCATGCTAAAAAGTCTTAGCATTGGAAGCAAAGATACAACAAAAATTCCAGTGGCCCCTGTTTCAGAGTTGATCAGATATTCTAGAAATGGAGTGCCAGCCGATTACGAGTTCATTGGTGCAGGCACAACCCCAAACGCGCCCGATGATATGACGCAGCAATACATTCAAGGCCACGGCTTGACCAATAACTACACATTCCAGTCGACCGCGTCCAGTCTTGGCGTTCAGATTTTGTATGGAACGATATTCGGCGGAAAAGTTAGCCTGCTAACTGGTGTGTATCTTTATTTCGGGAAAGTCACTGCTAATCAGCCAATCGACGGCACAGAGCGGGAGGGCATCATCGAATAGGTAGCTACTTCCAGCGGTCTATGAGTGTGCACGAACAATCATTGGCCTTCTTCGGTGACCTGAGCAGCATGGTTCGCACTGAATCAGTTTTTTTATGGGCTCGGTGTGAACCGTTTAGAGAAAAGTCTCGCCCCGGTTCACCTGAGGCACACCCGATTCACATTGCTCGTAGGTGGTCAGCACACTCCTGTCTGGGCCATCACGAGACGTGAGATTGGTTACCGGCAATCCATAAAGAAAGGCCCTAAGCGGTCGATAACTACACTGAGTTATGCGGACGCCCCCCTATCGCAGGCGCCCCCTTTCTAACCATGTCGTAACGAACAAGCACGGAGGGTCTCAAAATGGCTATCACTTGCCCGAAATGCAACAGCCCGCAGGTGGACAAGCGAAATTACGGGAAAAAAGCAGGCACTGCGGTTGGGGCGGGCGCAGGGGCAGTGGGAGGCTGGCTCGGTGCAGGCGAAGGCGCGGCCGCGGGTGCAGCAATCGGTTCGCTAGTTCCTGTCGTCGGAACCCTGCTTGGCGGCATCGCCGGTGGTATTTTGGGCGCATTGGGTGGTGCCGCCACCGGCGCAGTTGTAGGCTCAAAAGCTGGCGAGATGGTGGACTCGCATGTGCTCGACAACTACAAATGCCTCGATTGCGATCATACGTTTAGCGTATAAGCTATCTTCGTCCGCCTGAACCGATAAGCCCTTGCAGTCCGTCCGACTGCAAAAACCAACTGGCGGAATGTTAGCGCCCCAGGGTCTCAAATTCGGCGCGGCGGACCACGATGCAGGCTCCATGATTATCACGGCGACTAGTTAAAACATGACCGACAAGACCATCGAACAATTCGACCAAGCGATGCGCGGCATTTATGACGCCGCCCGACGGTTGAAGCCGCCATACCACGCAACATACTTCTTGCGGATGGTGAACGAACACGGTGGCAAGGAGACTGCGAACCGACTGCTGGCAACAAACAAGCCATCGGAAGGGTTCACTGAACTCTTTCTCCGTGGACGGGAAAACCTCCGTCTAAGCGTCGAATATCTTGTCCTTCAGAAACCGTGGCGCGATCTGTTCACGGAAGAACAGCTTGCGGTCGCGAGGAAGCGGTTGATCGAGGTTGAATGTCCGTTGCCAGCGGACGAGCGGGGTTGATCGCCTGACGACACCGAAATGACCTACAGATATTTCCTCGACGGCGTGGTCCATCCCGAACGAGCGCAGATACCCGATCACCACATCTCCCCTAAGTTCAAGCACGTTGTATCCGGGGTGAATGCGAAAGCTGACGTTCGGATTCTCATGAATCAGGTGGCTGTATGGGTCGAGACGGAAGTCGAGTGGAATGCCTTGGACCTGCGCAACGCAGTCAGGTACATGGTCCAGCTGGAAATGGACATTGTGGGCTTCCTTCTCGGCCACACCTATGATGTGGAAATACGGCGGGCCATCTGCCCGGAAGTCGGTCTCGATGTCGTTTTCGGCATCGACGTTCCTTGCATCGGCGAACTGCATCGGGGAGTCGATCTGCATGCCCGAATTGCAGCCATGCGTCCTAAGCTGCGAGGCGAACCGGGAGTCTTCCTTCATCGGTGCTTACGCGACCTTATCACCGCGATGAAGGAACCGGACGATGTTGCTTTCCACTGCTATCGAGCCATCGAATCGCTTCGCCACCATTGCGTCGCTACTCGATCACTGGACCCGAAGGACAAGACAACTCAGTGGAAGACACTGCGCGAGATTGCCGGGTGTGATGAATCAGCGACGAGGCTACTGGAAAATGCAGCGCAGGCCCCACGCCACGGAGAACCCCAAGTCGTTCCTGAGGCAGATGCGGTCAAGCTCCTGACCACAGCATGGACTATCGCGGACGGCTACATCCTCAACTGCTGATGATGTTTGCGGTCATTCCGAGAACAGCTACGCGCTCGACGACAACCCGATCCGGTTCAAGGTGCGCCCCGACGGCTTCGAGGTGCGCGCGACGGTCGGCTCGATGGACAGCGACGTGATGACGCGGCCGGGCATCTTCCGCTACCGCGTCGACGGCGACACCGTGCAGCGCGTACAGCCCGTCGCGCTCAACGGCCGCGATTTCGTCGACGAATGGCTGAAGGCGGATGATGCGCTGGCGCGCGAATGGAGCGAACCCGCCGCAGCAGCGGCCGCGCTGAAAGGCCGGCAGGCGTTCGACAAGGCCAGCAAGGTGGCCGGCAGGGGGTTCGCGTATGGCCCGGTGCGCGGCTGCTCGGACAGCAAGGATCGCTTTCAGGTCGAACTCGATCTGACGGGCACCACCGGGGAAACGGTCGCGCGACACTACGCGCAGATTCGCCAGGAGCGCAACGGGTTCACGCTGCTCGGGCTGAGTACCGCGGCCGAGCCGGCTTGCCGCGGCGCGAACCTGATGCCGCAGCACTGAACGTCGGACGCGCGTGCCGTCACGGCCGCGCGCATCGACTGTCGGCGGTCATGCACAACGAGGCGGCGGGGACCTCTAAGCGGGCCGCACCGCCCACGCCTCACTGGCCGCGCTGCGGCTCGAACACGAACGGTTGGGTCAGCAGGAACGGGTTCGCGGTCGCGCCCGTCTGCACGCAGGTCGCGTGCGTCATCGCGTCGACGGCCGCACGATCAGCCGCCGCATTGCGGCTGCTCGTCGTCACGGTGACGTTCTGCGCTTCGCCGGACGTCGTCATCAGCGCGCGCACGAGCACGGTCGCCGGGCGCGTGAGCGGCTTCGCGGTATCCGGATAGACGGCGCGTGGAATGTGACAGGTCAGCTTGCTTTCCTGCGACGACGACAGCATCGCGCAGCCGGAAAACAGCATCGCGACGGCGGGCAGGATCAGGTAGGTCGAGCGAATAGCCATGGTCGAATATCGTTCTTCAGCACTGTTCCGGACACACGCGCCGCGCACCGGAACACGTCGCCCGGCCGCATCGCATGCATCACACTGCGCCGCAGCCATCGGACCGGCGCCCCGTTACGGCCGCACGGCCGATCGATGCTCGGCCGCGATCCTGCGTGGCGGACTTCCCGGGTGACCGGGGTGTTGCCTGTGTTCGCGCTGCCCTCGCCTCACACGGGTCGGCACGCGAGCGCTTTCGCGCATTGTGCACGCGCGGCCCGGCGAGCGGCGGCGATTTGACAATGGTTGACGCGAATCGCCGGGCCTTCAGCCGGAATCCATGCAATCCGCGAGGTAATCGATGCGCGGCCGGAATCGCCGGGTTCGCGCCGGGCGCTAACGCCCGACGCGCACCGCCGCTCCGTCGCGGCTCGGCACATGCCGGAATTCCCCGTTCCGGCAGGCGCTGCGCGCATCAATCCGAATCGTCGTCGTCCTCGTCGTCGGCC of Burkholderia sp. HI2500 contains these proteins:
- a CDS encoding DUF2946 family protein; this encodes MDDIVTQALAKWPNVPHCTGWLLLDRRGEWRLRDDAAQAAGELGSPIRHAALNAFIGRNYECDAQGQWFFQNGPQRVYVELAYTPWIVRLAERDGQLTLTDQTGAPFEPDEAWLDDAGGVLFRAAGTPPRIAALHDHDLGLFADHADFDAAPPVLRWRDGRTLPLGSIVGADVPARFGYVASPAQQARNTADSGN
- a CDS encoding M48 family metalloprotease, with translation MRVKQLLAVSLSVALALPPSGRAQSASAPPLESAAGGARSISTVPSGIAAGVFGTYGGAESRFSDAGGASAPAASLRAPLRSLELPDLGDGSGGSLTPQAERRLGERVMREVRRDPDYLDDWLVRDYLNAMAARLAAAAAARFIGGYTPDFDLFPVRDPQINAFSMPGGFIGINSGLVVTTQTESELASVVGHEMGHVLQRHIARMIGANEKTGYTALATMLLGVLAGVLARSGDLGSAIAMGGQAYAVDNQLRFSRSAEREADRVGFQLLAGAGYDPYGMPGFFERLDRASMGDAGVPAYARTHPLTGERIADMEDRARRAPYRQPRQSPEYGFVRARLRVLQNRAPTDIAAEARRMQFEIDDRTAPNVAANWYGIALADALLGEYDAAGKALASARSAFDARERREDDPATGSPSLDVLAADIARRAGRADDAVRLAALAQRRWPASHAAIVAHLQALIAARRFAEAQAQARAQAKADPEQPDWWDYLAKASDGKGDLLARRRALAEKLALDGAWPSAIRQLKEARDAKDVSFYEQSMIGARLLEFEARYKEEREDEKNGRG
- a CDS encoding hydrolase; its protein translation is MSTASPPTSPLTGAPAPDDDILRYRAPRWLPNSHAQTIVPALFARRPVVAYRRERWETPDHDFIDLDWVAHLDSAAPAPDAPLFVLFHGLEGSSGSHYALAMMAAARAKGWHAVVPHFRSCSGEINRQPRFYHLADSAEVDWILRRLAAQHRGPLVAAGVSLGGNVLLRWLGEHRSDTSILRAAAAISTPIDVHAGGRALSQGFAMVYTRSFLKTLKRKALAKLDQYPGLFDRDAMLQAVTMRDFDEVVTAPLHGFANADDYWTKATTRPLLPAIDVPTLILNARNDPFLPESALPGPADVSPAVELDQPAAGGHAGFMTGPFPGRLDWLSARVFGYCSKFVDHG
- the moaC gene encoding cyclic pyranopterin monophosphate synthase MoaC, coding for MSGLTHFDAAGHAHMVDVGGKQETQRIAIARGTIRMLPATFALIRDGKAKKGDVLGVARIAAIQGAKRTADLIPLCHPLALTRVAVEFELDDALPGVHCVVQVETFGRTGVEMEALTAVQVGLLTVYDMCKAVDRGMVITDVSVREKRGGKSGDWKAEE
- a CDS encoding TonB family protein codes for the protein MAIRSTYLILPAVAMLFSGCAMLSSSQESKLTCHIPRAVYPDTAKPLTRPATVLVRALMTTSGEAQNVTVTTSSRNAAADRAAVDAMTHATCVQTGATANPFLLTQPFVFEPQRGQ